The proteins below are encoded in one region of Aspergillus nidulans FGSC A4 chromosome III:
- a CDS encoding uncharacterized protein (transcript_id=CADANIAT00005394): MAASIAPECNDLKEKYDTCFLKWYSEKYLRGNTGSTECEELFAKYKSCLTKTLKERGIDTMLEEARKNTPETDAEYNRRS; encoded by the exons ATGGCAGCTTCTATAGCGCCCGAGTGCAACGATCTTAAAGA GAAATATGACACTTGCTTTCTGAAGTGGTACAGCGAGA AGTACCTCCGTGGCAACACAGGCTCTACTGAATGCGAAGAACTCTTCGCCAAGTACAAGTCCTGTTTGACT AAAACGCTCAAGGAACGAGGCATTGATACAATGCTAGAAGAAGCGCGGAAGAACACACCGGAGACAGACGCTGAGTACAATCGGCGGTCATGA
- a CDS encoding uncharacterized protein (transcript_id=CADANIAT00005399) yields the protein MDSSHYRKIELQSAADFTYLHSNTVALSRQKLDLHLPPSAAPNNEPDPMRERVRELVDDFITRTFTSASASVSINGLDSSSPEFPFPAAFTAPTELETVEYEPFDGKLAARVASLYAQLESLTTTVAQLRRDAPRRAAREYAKELGRIIEEEDKEFNNEEDDADVGMNDADADRNQDQLQTQPEEDVANINEGERRRRGKVSRKEWNLDIPLGTEQEAERWRNGEMAEVYEDTLRTLLRLQGEPVPGNDDAMSRSDGVDGNALASTVGKAERAGRAVEFVEKI from the exons ATGGACTCCTCGCATTACCGGAAAATCGAACTTCAATCTGCCGCAGACTTTACCTACCTTCACAGCAACACCGTTGCTCTCTCCCGCCAAAAACTAGACCTGCACCTACCCCCCTCCGCAGCCCCAAACAATGAGCCCGATCCTATGCGCGAGCGCGTGCGCGAACTTGTGGACGAT TTCATAACGCGCACATTCACATCCGCATCCGCCTCCGTCTCGATCAACGGGCTGGACTCGTCATCACCGGAGTTTCCTTTCCCAGCAGCATTTACTGCGCCAACAGAGCTGGAAACGGTGGAGTACGAGCCATTTGACGGGAAGTTAGCGGCGCGGGTTGCGTCGTTGTATGCGCAGCTTGAGTCGTTAACTACAACGGTCGCGCAGTTGAGGAGGGATGCGCCGCGACGGGCGGCGAGGGAATACGCGAAAGAGCTGGGGAGGAttattgaggaggaggataaggaaTTCAAcaatgaggaagacgatgcgGATGTTGGAATGAACGATGCAGACGCGGATAGAAATCAAGACCAACTGCAAACGCAACCGGAAGAAGACGTTGCTAATATTAATGAAGGGGAGAGGAGACGGCGGGGGAAAGTCTCCAGGAAGGAGTGGAATCTTGATATTCCCCTTGGAACAGAACAGGAAGCGGAGCGGTGGCGGAATGGGGAGATGGCAGAGGTTTACGAGGATACATTGCGGACACTCCTTCGGCTGCAGGGCGAGCCTGTACCGGGGAATGACGATGCTATGTCCAGGTCTGATGGTGTGGATGGTAATGCGCTGGCATCTACAGTAGGCAAAGCTGAGCGAGCCGGGCGGGCGGTTGAGTTTGTGGAAAAGATCTGA
- a CDS encoding uncharacterized protein (transcript_id=CADANIAT00005400), with the protein MASNIKLIDNTAPAERPAPDDASFSEITTTTSSVSRLWSRPSIRAERAKRRYAKWQPERLGVVASGSNDIAEPGSVQPSSSSDDGELLRARTDTNTLTNTSAIPENKSHVNDGNDESKNPQRIATEQIQQYDFGTGNEAESGAERSTTHQSKNHPKICGLKPGSELDILYENQRGWFFFGVPLYSSQSLLNTDPAPWVNATGKRSFVDITNAQVPDPSWEWAWKTWHVDMSGDVDEQGWQYAFSFLRSSSWHGTHPFWHSFVRRRRWVRLRIKKASTERNRRSRTGLEMAHTLNEDYFTIHSALKQKRGTSSERASRGTSGNIGKLFTDTQEYVEEIRDIPTLMYAIRVAIVDREKLNAVRKFVDEGVEELYYLEGKIPEIMTRFVYRTSRWQFLTYLNETMQSLDQQQKELETTGQTQPDLESNIQNLRRKQEYLSRAISTAERHLIGPTVLRVQELEPTENQKHASTSAAELLDLTAGNRRNSLISRVSSRFTFKPMDNGGRIKGIPKEAEIGHDFHIY; encoded by the exons ATGGCCTCCAACATCAAGCTCATCGACAATACAGCTCCTGCCGAGCGGCCAGCCCCAGACGACGCATCCTTCTCCGAGATAACAACCACCACCAGTTCAGTGTCTAGGTTATGGAGTCGACCATCGATCCGTGCGGAGCGGGCGAAGCGCCGTTACGCGAAATGGCAGCCTGAGCGGCTGGGTGTTGTCGCTAGTGGAAGCAATGACATTGCTGAGCCTGGGTCGGTACagccgtcgtcgtcatcggaCGACGGTGAATTATTGCGTGCAAGAACCGATACAAATACCCTCACCAATACAAGCGCAATTCCGGAGAACAAGAGTCATGTAAACGATGGCAACGACGAGAGTAAAAACCCGCAGCGTATTGCGACGGAACAAATACAGCAGTACGATTTCGGCACTGGTAACGAAGCAGAATCAGGAGCTGAAAGGTCAACTACTCACCAATCAAAAAATCACCCTAAAATCTGTGGCCTAAAACCAGGTAGCGAACTGGACATACTTTATGAAAATCAGCGCGGttggttcttcttcggcgtccCGCTCTACTCCAGCCAGTCCCTCCTTAACACGGACCCGGCTCCTTGGGTGAATGCCACGGGGAAGCGGAGTTTTGTCGATATCACAAATGCGCAGGTCCCTGACCCCAGCTGGGAATGGGCTTGGAAAACATGGCATGTAGATATGTCCGGCGACGTCGACGAGCAAGGCTGGCAATATGCGTTTTCGTTCTTGAGGTCATCATCGTGGCATGGCACGCATCCGTTCTGGCATTCATTTGTCCGCCGGCGGCGCTGGGTGAGGTTACGTATTAAGAAGGCTTCAACGGAGCGGAATCGGCGCAGTCGGACGGGTTTAGAAATGGCGCATACGCTTAATGAGGATTACTTTACTATACATTCTGcgttgaagcagaagagaggTACTAGTTCGGAGAGGGCATCGAGGGGTACGTCCGGTAACATAGGAAAGCTTTTTACGGATACGCAGGAGTACGTGGAGGAGATTAGGGACATCCCTACATTAATGTACGCGATCAGAGTCGCAATCGTGGATCGGGAAAAGCTCAATGCTGTGAGAAAGTTTGTTGACGAAGGAGTAGAAGAGCTCTACTATCTAGAGGGAAAA ATCCCTGAGATAATGACCCGATTCGTCTACAGAACCTCTCGCTGGCAGTTTCTCACGTATCTGAACGAAACAATGCAATCCCTAgatcaacaacaaaaagaGCTCGAAACAACGGGCCAAACACAGCCAGATTTAGAAAGCAATATCCAAAATCTCCGGCGCAAACAAGAATACCTCTCCCGTGCCATCTCCACAGCTGAGCGCCATCTTATCGGGCCCACGGTGCTTCGAGTgcaagagctggagcctACTGAGAACCAGAAACATGCATCAACTTCAGCCGCTGAGCTGCTGGATCTCACAGCGGGAAATAGGAGGAATAGCCTTATATCGAGAGTTTCAAGCAGGTTTACGTTCAAGCCGATGGACAACGGGGGTCGTATTAAGGGAATCCCCAAGGAGGCAGAGATTGGGCATGATTTTCATATCTATTGA
- a CDS encoding putative membrane protein (transcript_id=CADANIAT00005395), giving the protein MASQSPTARIYLLLYNSINALLWLRILITVLRAYSQNLDVISLPTLYTVLEPQVRWTQTLAVAEILHAAIGLTRSPVFTTFTQIFARSVQVWAINYGFPAVTASSRAYAAMLFAWAVADAVRYSYFVVLLAGLHVPSVLRWLRYSLFIVLYPIGISAEWWLMYRAAGVTSSSLVAGIFYFCLGLYAPVFYPADKSGSIMMYSYMLRQRRKTLAK; this is encoded by the exons ATGGCCTCTCAGTCCCCCACTGCTAGAATATATCTCCTCCTCTATAACTCCATTAACGCGCTCCTGTGGCTTcgcatcctcatcaccgTCCTAAGAGCCTACTCCCAAAACCTCGATGTCATCTCCCTACCAACCCTCTACACAGTCCTCGAGCCGCAAGTCCGCTGGACACAGACATTAGCCGTTGCGGAAATATTACATGCTGCGATCG GCCTAACTCGCTCTCCCGTGTTCACAACATTCACGCAGATTTTCGCGCGGAGTGTGCAAGTCTGGGCGATTAACTACGGCTTTCCGGCTGTGACGGCGTCGTCGCGGGCATACGCAGCTATGCTCTTCGCGTGGGCTGTAGCGGACGCAGTGAGGTATTCCTACTTTGTGGTTTTGTTGGCTGGGCTCCATGTGCCTTCCGTGTTGAGGTGGTTGAG GTACTCCCTGTTTATTGTACTGTATCCGATTGGAATTTCTGCCGAGTGGTGGTTGATGTACCGCGCTGCTGGAGTTACGAGTAGTTCTCTTGTAGCAGGGATCTTTTACTTCTGTCTTGGGTTGTATGCACCTG TCTTCTATCCAGCTGACAAGTCAGGTTCTATCATGATGTATTCGTACATGCTTAGGCAGCGGCGGAAGACATTAGCGAAATAG
- a CDS encoding SEC14 family lipid-binding protein (transcript_id=CADANIAT00005398): MAAPAEKQSSKYDDYDFPTTAPEAQPGHPGHTTPEQDAKVEQLRSELEQEGYTERLDTLTLLRFLRARKFDVAAAKAMFIASEKWRKEFGTDDLARTFEYTEKPEVFKYYPQYYHKTDKDGRPVYIEKLGNINIAELQKITTDERMLKNLVTEYEKLADPRLPACSRKAGKLLETCCSIIDLKGVGITSAPSVYGYLKMTSAVSQNYYPERLGKLYLINAPWGFSTVFSVVKSFLDPVTVNKIHVLGSGYQSELLKQVPKENLPQQYGGTCQCEGGCEYSDMGPWREPEWAREPKWANPKGNKGDVPAENPVAEKPTEAPEAPQPAA, from the exons ATggcagctcctgctgagaAGCAGTCGTCTAAGTACGATGACTATGATTTTCCAACCACCGCCCCCGAGGCTCAACCGGGCCACCCTGGCCACACCACTCCAGAGCAGGATGCCAAAGTAGAGCAGCTCCGGAGCGAACTTGAGCAGGAGGGCTACACGGAGAGACTGGACACTCTCACTTTGCTTCGCTTCTTAAGAGCTCGAAAGTTTGATGTTGCCGCAGCTAAAGCCAT GTTTATTGCAAGCGAAAAGTGGAGGAAGGAATTTGGCACGGATGACCTTGCACGTACCTTCGAGTACACTGAAAAGCCGGAAGTCTTCAAGTATTACCCTCAGTACTACCACAAAACGGACAAA GATGGACGACCTGTCTATATTGAGAAACTGGGCAATATCAACATCGCCGAATTGCAGAAGATCACTACCGACGAACGCATGCTCAAAAACCTTGTTACCGAGTATGAGAAACTTGCGGATCCCCGTCTGCCCGCATGCTCACGAAAAGCTGGCAAACTGCTCGAAACATGCTGCAGTATCATTGACTTGAAGGGCGTTGGTATTACAAGCGCCCCGTCCGTGTACGGCTATCTCAAAATGACTTCCGCCGTCTCTCAAAACTACTATCCCGAGCGACTTGGAAAGCTGTATTTGATCAATGCCCCGTGGGGTTTCAGCACCGTTTTCAGCGTAGTAAAGAGCTTCCTGGACCCTGTCACTGTTAACAAGATTCATGTCCTTGGCTCCGGATACCAATccgagctgctgaagcaAGTTCCCAAAGAGAATCTCCCCCAGCAGTACGGTGGCACCTGTCAGTGTGAGGGAGGATGCGAGTACAGTGATATGGGCCCGTGGCGGGAACCCGAATGGGCTAGAGAACCGAAGTGGGCAAACCCCAAGGGAAACAAGGGCGATGTCCCGGCTGAGAACCCTGTCGCAGAAAAGCCGACAGAGGCGCCGGAGGCCCCTCAACCCGCGGCATAG
- a CDS encoding uncharacterized protein (transcript_id=CADANIAT00005401) has protein sequence MSTTQTDAADIAKSSSEEEHRKVDGGTGSESDADSKLKFIRDFWEKYAERKLPAPSWIAARNGMHKSRALVRPLRRSVGPGRKIRRNARDPRRHGSSLYHKTVRLLESAEKRATDKSGFARPNFYSASLVDNPDVQSKEILIPDETVAFFAGVLEKFSQSENIWFMRLHGGCRVHILPTTESSGQDRKVVISGSPRAVEVTIQRIMVVKKRQERGDPLVDIQKPPLPILRSHLALGENGRTVTSMNAVRGVWGYVSRPGADFDTLVASWPSLTTVRQFAEHVEQLTKSERSPGHHTPHRQRVAMALRDLFSHADKEHLISTLALNTAVTYLLKQHYRDFVRGILNRAGHVATTETFNIILKSVARNQNIVSFRTVVVVMRRLRIAPDARTWLAFLDSLVSPLNKAHLVRVLERKGYLQDRSIVRTLLQVMVKDLFKAHLRDGRTVREFFYKTIMVAGSNWFPPSLIKQMFTVTVQLRNVHAMQELLKVCKENQLQLPSAVAYEVIHLFPQDTFSAVHYVLQCLDSPHAELDKETYEQLFVNAFQNKHFNICRVLWRYACMNESTTKPMRSTLNFLLTQNKASNRFSEWDQRWWTTAGKVIAGVCLHLPKYPLKDDLLRVIPPEFHDSPLSAFVNSGTVEGKERARQRTAAKAIVRHDYQIGAWYRPKYSVTHMLEAALALDKEWGSVPRPANWFLQNALDIPIELDLRKRKRHKR, from the coding sequence ATGTCTACGACACAAACGGACGCGGCGGATATTGCAAAATCTAGCAGTGAGGAGGAACACCGGAAAGTCGATGGAGGTACGGGTTCGGAAAGCGACGCGGATTCCAAATTGAAATTCATTCGAGACTTCTGGGAGAAGTATGCTGAGCGAAAActgcctgctccttcatGGATCGCGGCTCGAAATGGGATGCATAAATCCCGAGCTCTTGTTCGACCTTTGAGGCGCAGTGTAGGACCGGGCCGCAAAATACGGCGCAACGCCAGAGACCCACGGAGACATGGCTCGTCGCTATATCATAAAACAGTGCGGCTTCTTGAGTCTGCGGAAAAGCGTGCTACAGATAAGTCAGGCTTTGCCAGGCCGAACTTTTACTCGGCCAGCCTCGTTGATAATCCAGACGTGCAAAGCAAAGAGATTCTCATTCCTGATGAGACagttgctttctttgctggcgTGTTAGAGAAATTCTCGCAATCGGAGAATATCTGGTTTATGCGGCTGCATGGTGGTTGTCGGGTGCATATATTGCCTACTACTGAGAGCTCTGGTCAGGACCGCAAGGTTGTCATCTCGGGTTCACCCCGGGCCGTGGAGGTGACAATACAACGCATCATGGTGGTCAAAAAAAGACAGGAGCGTGGGGATCCCCTAGTCGACATTCAGAAGCCGCCACTGCCCATTCTTCGCTCTCATCTTGCGCTAGGCGAGAATGGGAGAACTGTAACATCGATGAATGCAGTCCGGGGTGTTTGGGGTTATGTTTCGCGGCCGGGAGCGGATTTCGATACTTTGGTGGCCAGTTGGCCCAGTCTCACAACTGTGAGGCAGTTCGCGGAGCATGTTGAACAGCTCACCAAATCTGAACGATCACCTGGACATCATACGCCTCATCGACAGCGTGTCGCTATGGCGTTACGGGATTTGTTTTCTCATGCCGACAAGGAACACTTAATATCTACTTTGGCATTAAATACAGCAGTCACATATCTGCTCAAGCAACATTATCGGGATTTTGTCCGGGGAATCCTCAACCGTGCAGGGCATGTTGCCACTACCGAGACGTTCAATATTATTCTGAAGTCTGTGGCCCGAAATCAAAATATCGTTTCTTTCCGTACTGTTGTGGTTGTCATGCGTCGGTTACGCATTGCTCCTGATGCCCGTACTTGGCTGGCCTTCCTCGACAGTCTTGTTTCGCCTCTGAACAAAGCACATTTGGTCAGGGTATTAGAGCGAAAGGGCTATTTGCAGGACCGATCTATTGTCCGAACATTGCTGCAGGTCATGGTCAAGgatctcttcaaggcgcACCTCAGAGACGGCAGAACCGTGAGAGAATTCTTTTACAAGACTATCATGGTCGCTGGATCGAACTGGTTCCCACCGTCATTAATTAAGCAAATGTTCACCGTCACAGTCCAACTAAGGAATGTACACGCCATGCAGGAGTTACTGAAAGTATGCAAGGAGaatcagctgcagctgccaAGCGCTGTAGCATACGAGGTTATTCATCTCTTCCCCCAGGACACCTTCAGCGCCGTGCACTACGTGCTCCAATGTCTCGACAGCCCACATGCCGAACTTGATAAAGAGACCTACGAACAGCTCTTCGTCAATGCCTTTCAGAATAAACACTTCAACATCTGCCGCGTGCTTTGGAGATACGCCTGCATGAATGAGTCCACAACGAAACCCATGAGGAGCACCTTGAACTTCCTTCTAACGCAAAATAAAGCATCAAACCGTTTCTCGGAATGGGACCAACGATGGTGGACGACCGCTGGCAAAGTCATCGCTGGAGTCTGTCTACATCTCCCCAAGTACCCGCTCAAGGATGACCTCCTTCGTGTCATCCCACCAGAATTTCACGACAGTCCCCTCTCGGCCTTTGTAAATTCTGGCACGGTCGAAGGGAAGGAACGTGCGAGGCAGCGCACAGCAGCCAAAGCAATCGTTAGGCACGACTATCAGATTGGCGCGTGGTACCGGCCGAAATACTCGGTGACACACATGTTGGAGGCTGCTCTCGCTCTAGATAAGGAATGGGGCAGTGTTCCCCGTCCCGCGAATTGGTTCTTACAAAACGCCCTCGACATCCCTATTGAGTTGGATTTGAGGAAGCGCAAGAGACATAAGAGGTAG
- a CDS encoding protein gapA (transcript_id=CADANIAT00005397), which produces MSSHDTRSLRQSKRMSVTALYLSMSAKDRDLEISDDLARAQKFLRELKSKISSQSKKNFVLEKDVRYLDSRIALLIQNRMALEEQNEVANRLDDTVDPQEGFFPNDEKTQKYGNLLFLLQTEPRHIAHLCRLVSMSEIDSLLQTVMFTIYGNQYESREEHLLLTMFQSVLTYQFDNTPEYSSLLRQNTPVSRMMTTYTRRGPGQSYLKQVLAEQINALIELRDVDLEINPLKVYETMVRDIEEETGSLPDHLPRGVTGEVAAENPQVQAIIAPRLKKLTEIANSFLTTIINSVNQAPYGIRWICKQIRSLSRRKYPDAHDQTICTLIGGFFFLRFINPAIVTPRSYMLIDATPTDKPRRTLTLIAKMLQNLANKPSYAKEPYMAKLQPFIQQNKERVNKFMLDLCEVQDFYESLEMDNYVALSKRDLELQITLNEMYATHALLEKHNAALAQDQHSHLQEILQELGPAPPQLPRKENRTITVPLFSRWETALDDLTSALDITQEEVFFMEAKSTFVQILRSLPPHSSVARRPLRLDRIAEAAATLKNDAVMVRKGIRTMELLSQLQEMGVIDRSDEFSLLRDEVEQELVHLGSLKEKVMEETRQLESVYATIRDHNAYLVGQLETYKSYLQNVRSQSEGKSRKTQKQQELGPYKFTHQQLEKEGVIHKSNVPENRRANIYFMFKSPLPGTFVISLHYKGRARGLLELDLKLDDLLEMQKDNLEDLDLEYVQFNVSKVLTLLNKRFSRKKGW; this is translated from the exons ATGTCATCACACGACACTCGGTCCCTTCGTCAATCGAAGCGGATGTCCGTTACCGCGCTCTACCTGTCGATGTCCGCGAAGGACAGAGACCTTGAAATCTCTGATGACCTGGCTAGAG CGCAAAAATTCCTACGTGAACTGAAATCGAAGATCTCCTCTCAATCGAAAAAGAATTTCGTACTGGAAAAGGATGTTCGTTACTTGGATTCGCGAATCGCTTTGCTTATTCAGAACCGTATGGCTCTAGAAGAG CAAAATGAAGTTGCCAATCGCCTGGACGATACCGTCGATCCTCAAGAAGGATTCTTCCCCAATGACGAGAAAACACAAAAATATGGCaaccttcttttccttctccagacAGAACCGCGTCACATTGCCCACCTGTGCCGACTGGTCTCCATGTCCGAAATCGATTCCCTCCTCCAAACCGTCATGTTCACCATTTACGGAAATCAGTACGAGAGTCGCGAGGAACACCTGCTACTCACCATGTTTCAGTCCGTGCTCACCTACCAGTTTGACAATACTCCCGAATACTCCTCCCTTCTGCGACAAAACACTCCTGTTTCGCGGATGATGACCACATACACCCGACGTGGGCCCGGTCAGAGTTATTTGAAACAGGTCTTggcagagcagatcaatGCACTGATTGAGTTGCGCGACGTCGATCTGGAAATCAACCCTTTGAAGGTTTATGAGACTATGGTGAGAGATATCGAAGAAGAAACGGGCTCGCTCCCGGATCATCTCCCTCGTGGCGTCACGGGAGAAGTTGCTGCGGAAAACCCACAGGTGCAGGCCATTATCGCGCCGCGCCTCAAGAAGCTGACCGAGATCGCGAACTCCTTCCTTACCACCATCATCAATTCGGTAAATCAAGCACCTTACGGTATACGTTGGATTTGCAAACAAATTCGAAGCCTGTCGCGCCGCAAGTACCCGGACGCTCACGATCAAACCATCTGTACCCTCATCGGAGGCTTTTTCTTCCTGCGCTTCATCAACCCGGCTATCGTTACTCCCCGATCGTACATGCTAATCGACGCCACACCGACGGACAAACCTCGTCGTACTTTGACTTTGATTGCCAAGATGCTCCAAAACCTAGCCAACAAGCCGTCATATGCAAAGGAACCATATATGGCCAAACTGCAGCCTTTCATtcagcagaacaaggaacGTGTCAATAAATTTATGCTTGATCTTTGTGAAGTGCAGGATTTCTATgagagcttggagatggACAATTATGTTGCCTTGTCTAAACGAGACCTCGAGCTACAGATAACACTTAACGAGATGTATGCTACACACGCTTTGCTGGAAAAACACAACGCGGCCTTGGCCCAAGACCAGCATTCCCACCTCCAGGAGATCTTGCAGGAACTGGGCCCGGCTCCTCCACAGCTACCACGGAAAGAAAACCGAACTATCACGGTTCCGCTGTTCAGCCGATGGGAAACAGCATTGGATGACTTGACTTCTGCGCTGGACATAACGCAGGAGGAAGTTTTCTTTATGGAAGCCAAGTCTACCTTTGTTCAAATTCTGCGTTCTCTCCCCCCTCACTCGTCCGTGGCTCGTCGTCCCCTTCGTCTGGATCGCATTGCTGAAGCCGCCGCGACTTTGAAGAATGACGCGGTCATGGTTCGCAAGGGTATTCGCACTATGGAGCTCCTGAGCCAGTTGCAGGAGATGGGAGTCATTGATCGGTCGGATGAGTTCAGCCTCCTCCgcgacgaggtcgaacaGGAACTCGTCCACTTGGGTtcgttgaaggagaaagtTATGGAGGAGACTAGGCAGTTGGAGTCGGTGTACGCCACCATTCGTGATCACAACGCGTATCTTGTGGGCCAGTTGGAAACGTACAAGTCTTACCTGCAGAACGTGCGCAGCCAGTCTGAAGGCAAGTCAAGGAAAacgcagaagcagcaagaATTGGGCCCCTACAAATTTACCCATCAGCAACTCGAGAAGGAGGGGGTGATTCACAAGAGCAACGTCCCTGAGAACCGGCGCGCAAACATTTACTTCATGTTCAAGAGTCCCTTACCTGGGACTTTTGTTATCAGTCTGCACTATAAAGGTCGTGCCCGTGGCCTTTTGGAGTTGGATCTCAAGCTCGATGATTTGCTCGAGATGCAGAAGGACAATCTAGAAGACCTTGATCTGGAATATGTTCAGTTCAATGTTTCCAAGGTGCTCACGCTCCTGAACAAACGCTTCTCTCGCAAGAAGGGCTGGTAA
- a CDS encoding peptide alpha-N-acetyltransferase MAK3 (transcript_id=CADANIAT00005402), with product MASTTHRPFDDPSSIRYIRYNPAHEDAYVAAMRQLISKDLSEPYSIYVYRYFLYQWGDLCFLAMDTNSTTGEEQMIGVVVSKLEPHRHGPMRGYIAMLAVQEEYRGKGVATKLVRMAIDAMEKRGADEIALETEITNTAAMKLYERLGFLRSKRLHRYYLNGNSAYRLVLYLKEGVGLMRTSFDPYAPPPDYAHDHLPPPPALPAPLLSENGA from the exons ATGGCCTCAACGACACACCGACCGTTCGATGATCCTTCCTCAATTCGCTACATCCGCTACAACCCTGCTCACGAAGATGCCTACGTCGCCGCCATGCGCCAACTAATTTCCAAAGATCTCTCGGAGCCTTATAGCATCTACGTATACCGCTACTTCCTTTACCAATGGGGCGACCTCTGCTTCCTGGCAATGGACACAAACTCAACAACCGGCGAGGAACAAATGATTGGCGTCGTGGTCTCGAAGCTCGAGCCGCACAGACACGGACCGATGCGCGGTTATATCGCTATGTTGGCTGTGCAAGAAGAATATCGCGGGAAGGGGGTTGCGACCAAACTTGTGAGGATGGCAATTGACGCAATGGAGAAGCGTGGTGCGGACGAG ATCGCCCTCGAAACCGAGATCACGAATACGGCTGCAATGAAGCTTTATGAACGGCTTGGATTCCTGCGCAGTAAGCGTCTGCATCGGTACTATCTGAACGGGAATTCGGCTTATCGGTTGGTGCTATACCTGAAGGAGGGCGTTGGGCTGATGAGAACGTCGTTCGATCCATATGCTCCTCCGCCAGACTACGCTCAtgatcatcttcctcctccccctgCTCTGCCGGCGCCGTTGCTAAGTGAGAACGGGGCATGA
- a CDS encoding uncharacterized protein (transcript_id=CADANIAT00005396) — translation MRQATNSRTERYYAISNTLLTIATDSRLYSEKAITAIEAIKLVPLSALTTATRTEVDALILTPLKRSQKDGSYPRFSGKSWSISLSIACCCRAAKFFAEDRGATCTKYCVESVVSEFNTEMTSVVVESQYREPVRKNTA, via the exons ATGCGTCAAGCA ACAAATAGCAGAACAGAGAGATATTACGCCATCAGCAACACGCTTTTGACTATTGCAACTGACTCGAGATTGTATT CGGAGAAGGCGATCACGGCTATTGAAGCGATTAAGCTCGTACCCCTGAGCGCACTGACAACAGCTACGAGGACTGAGGTGGATGCTCTTATTCTTACGCCGCTAAAAAGAAGCCAGAAGGACG GTTCTTATCCACGGTTCAGCGGTAAATCATGGTCCATATCCTTGTCCATTGCCTGTTGCTGCCGCGCTGCCAAGTTCTTCGCAGAGGATCGCGGTGCCACTTGTACTAAGTATTGCGTAGAGTCTGTGGTATCGGAATTCAATACTGAAATGACCTCAGTCGTGGTAGAAAGTCAATATCGAGAACCTGTTCGGAAGAATACTGCCTAA